The following coding sequences are from one Limnobacter sp. SAORIC-580 window:
- a CDS encoding alpha/beta hydrolase codes for MNSKIECVVVETGPQPTGCVVWLHGLGADGYDFVPIVKELEQMGLPNTRFVFPHAPKIPVSINGGYVMRAWYDIKNVDLQRQEDEGGIRQSQATIEQLIEDQIALGFKPEQIVLAGFSQGGAITYQLGLRTRHKLAGLIALSTYLPCENTLDAELNPINLGIPLLAAHGEQDNIVLMERGEKAVKLLQSKGVDVQWHIYPMAHSVCGEEVVEIANFLKRVL; via the coding sequence ATGAACTCAAAGATTGAATGCGTTGTTGTTGAAACCGGCCCACAACCCACGGGCTGTGTGGTTTGGTTGCATGGCTTGGGCGCAGACGGCTACGACTTTGTACCCATTGTCAAAGAGCTTGAGCAAATGGGTTTGCCCAACACCCGCTTTGTGTTTCCTCATGCGCCTAAAATTCCGGTCAGTATCAATGGCGGTTATGTGATGCGCGCTTGGTATGACATTAAAAATGTTGATTTGCAACGTCAGGAAGATGAGGGCGGAATACGACAAAGCCAGGCCACCATTGAACAATTGATTGAAGACCAGATTGCATTGGGTTTCAAGCCCGAACAAATTGTGCTGGCCGGCTTTTCACAAGGTGGTGCAATTACTTACCAGCTTGGTTTGCGTACACGCCACAAACTGGCAGGCTTGATTGCCTTGTCTACTTACCTGCCTTGCGAAAACACGCTGGATGCTGAATTAAACCCGATCAATCTGGGTATTCCATTGCTGGCGGCTCACGGCGAGCAAGACAACATCGTGCTCATGGAGCGCGGTGAAAAGGCAGTCAAGTTGCTGCAAAGCAAAGGTGTTGATGTTCAGTGGCACATCTACCCCATGGCCCATTCAGTTTGCGGTGAAGAGGTGGTTGAAATTGCCAATTTCTTAAAGCGCGTTCTCTGA
- the yjgA gene encoding ribosome biogenesis factor YjgA yields MANIQPMEPENDKQGEFEEYDRPSKSSVKRDMLALQDLGKTLCEMPYDKVKRAPIGERLLIEIAEFHKCKSFGAKKRQMQFIGKLMRDEEHEEVQAWVNGETVEQKLKVLHLHAAEQWRDRLIEEPGLLATFIESYPAAARENLNPIIRQAVQERVAKKAPRNFRQLFQIIYRLIEEKAEQDADGGES; encoded by the coding sequence ATGGCTAATATACAGCCCATGGAACCAGAAAACGACAAACAGGGCGAGTTTGAAGAATATGATCGCCCCAGCAAGTCCTCAGTGAAGCGAGACATGCTGGCCCTGCAAGATTTGGGCAAAACCTTGTGCGAAATGCCCTATGACAAAGTCAAGCGGGCACCGATTGGTGAGCGCCTGCTTATCGAGATCGCAGAATTTCACAAGTGCAAATCATTTGGCGCTAAAAAGCGGCAAATGCAGTTTATTGGCAAACTGATGCGTGACGAAGAGCACGAGGAAGTGCAAGCCTGGGTGAATGGCGAGACCGTTGAGCAAAAACTGAAGGTGCTCCACCTGCATGCGGCAGAACAGTGGCGCGACCGCCTGATTGAAGAGCCTGGCCTGTTGGCTACGTTCATTGAAAGCTACCCCGCCGCGGCGCGGGAAAACCTGAACCCGATCATCAGGCAGGCAGTGCAGGAACGTGTCGCCAAAAAAGCTCCCCGAAATTTTCGACAGTTGTTTCAGATCATTTACCGTTTGATCGAAGAGAAAGCCGAGCAAGATGCGGACGGAGGCGAATCATGA
- a CDS encoding OmpP1/FadL family transporter: protein MNSSARRTDSFFPLNRVSTALLLSVVYCTSAHAGGTAFDATSISAMGNASAGQAAEAGDASVLFANPAALTRFKRAELTQGAAVVTIGTDYTSTQNNDGADSGAPQGQNGQVFSRKDGYDAGALAPNLFIAIPINEKLVMGFGASASHGLVIHYDENFPGRNQGRDIDFKVTRLNLGFGYKLSPTLSWGLNGSYERYFQSIKLKLNYREAVEALAPGSAALLEGPAGALIGAPPIPGESNAGLRMFGWAFNAQLGGLWEPTKNTRVGISYRPKTEFTGNRGKFKLDDSPEQAAFRAFLNSDSLINNLAFGALGVNGPQAAGDLAPEQIIKQEISLPDELRLSVFHHATPKLDLMATYTRQDFSVTTLNFVRESNGRTLENIPQNFVAAESYRVGLNYKLYKRLTLRAGYAIENSVIDDATRITILPDSDRQYFAFGGQFDLSRDTSIHFAYQKLDTDPAPVGNNTGITPAEVRGGDFQGNVQLDTHFFGIGFTERF from the coding sequence ATGAATTCTTCTGCCCGAAGAACGGATTCCTTTTTTCCATTAAACCGTGTGTCCACTGCCCTGTTGTTGAGCGTGGTCTATTGCACTTCCGCCCACGCTGGCGGTACTGCATTTGACGCCACAAGCATCAGTGCCATGGGAAATGCGTCGGCAGGGCAAGCTGCCGAGGCTGGTGATGCATCGGTTTTGTTCGCCAACCCAGCCGCCCTGACCCGGTTTAAACGCGCTGAATTGACCCAAGGCGCTGCCGTAGTCACGATTGGTACCGATTACACATCCACACAAAACAACGATGGTGCAGACTCCGGTGCGCCACAGGGCCAAAATGGTCAGGTGTTCAGTCGCAAAGACGGCTATGACGCTGGCGCGCTTGCACCCAACCTGTTTATTGCGATTCCAATCAACGAAAAACTGGTGATGGGCTTTGGCGCTTCTGCCTCTCATGGCCTGGTGATTCATTACGATGAAAATTTCCCGGGACGCAATCAAGGCCGCGATATTGACTTCAAAGTGACCCGCCTGAACCTTGGCTTTGGTTACAAGTTAAGCCCGACTTTGTCTTGGGGTTTGAACGGTTCTTATGAGCGTTACTTTCAGTCCATCAAGTTGAAGCTGAATTACCGCGAGGCTGTAGAAGCCTTGGCCCCGGGTTCTGCTGCGCTTCTTGAAGGGCCTGCAGGTGCGCTTATTGGAGCCCCACCCATTCCCGGTGAAAGCAACGCGGGTTTGCGCATGTTTGGCTGGGCATTCAACGCACAGCTGGGTGGCCTGTGGGAGCCCACAAAAAACACACGCGTGGGTATTTCTTATCGACCGAAAACCGAATTCACGGGCAACCGTGGCAAGTTCAAGCTTGATGACTCACCCGAGCAAGCCGCGTTTCGCGCGTTCCTGAATAGCGACAGCCTGATCAACAACTTGGCGTTTGGTGCCTTGGGTGTAAACGGTCCGCAGGCAGCCGGGGATTTGGCACCAGAACAAATCATCAAGCAGGAAATATCGCTGCCCGATGAGCTTCGCCTCTCCGTGTTTCACCACGCCACACCCAAACTGGATTTGATGGCCACCTACACGCGCCAGGATTTCTCGGTAACAACCTTGAATTTTGTACGTGAAAGCAATGGTCGAACGCTGGAAAACATCCCGCAAAATTTTGTAGCAGCAGAGTCGTACAGAGTTGGCTTGAATTACAAGCTGTACAAAAGGCTGACGTTGCGAGCGGGCTATGCGATTGAAAACAGCGTGATTGACGATGCCACCCGAATCACGATTTTGCCAGACAGTGATCGACAGTATTTTGCTTTTGGTGGTCAGTTCGATTTAAGCCGTGACACCAGCATTCACTTTGCCTACCAAAAACTGGACACAGATCCCGCGCCTGTTGGTAACAACACCGGTATTACACCCGCCGAAGTACGCGGTGGCGACTTTCAGGGCAATGTGCAACTGGACACCCACTTCTTCGGGATTGGCTTCACCGAACGGTTTTAA
- a CDS encoding crotonase/enoyl-CoA hydratase family protein → MMDNKAEEPVDIKILQQGEIWKISINRPEARNCVDRYTADQLEKAFQSFETDATARVAILTGEGGNFCAGADLKAVASGDPSRVNRMERHGAGPMGISRMELSKPVIAAVSGYCVAGGLELAAWCDMRVADSTAVFGVFCRRFGVPLIDGGTVRLPRLIGQSRAMDMILTGRPVDAVEAFSWGLANRLEKERTALEGAIELAGLLCKHPQTCMRNDRQSVLTQWGFGEREALEEEFEFGLNTLTSGETVEGATAFKEGSGRHGETVQ, encoded by the coding sequence ATGATGGACAACAAAGCAGAAGAACCCGTCGACATCAAGATCTTACAGCAAGGCGAGATCTGGAAAATTTCCATCAATCGACCCGAGGCTCGCAACTGTGTCGATCGTTACACCGCCGACCAGCTTGAAAAAGCATTTCAATCATTTGAAACGGATGCAACAGCTCGCGTTGCCATTTTGACGGGTGAAGGCGGTAACTTTTGTGCAGGCGCAGACTTGAAAGCTGTTGCATCGGGTGACCCAAGCCGTGTAAACCGAATGGAACGACATGGTGCGGGCCCCATGGGCATAAGCCGAATGGAGTTGAGTAAGCCAGTGATTGCCGCGGTATCTGGCTACTGCGTGGCGGGCGGCCTGGAGTTGGCTGCCTGGTGCGACATGCGTGTTGCAGACAGCACTGCAGTATTTGGTGTGTTTTGTCGACGCTTTGGTGTGCCATTGATCGATGGCGGAACAGTGCGTTTGCCACGCCTGATTGGTCAAAGCCGGGCAATGGATATGATCTTGACTGGTCGCCCTGTCGACGCTGTGGAAGCCTTTTCATGGGGTTTGGCCAACCGGCTGGAAAAAGAACGCACAGCCCTGGAGGGTGCAATCGAGCTGGCAGGTCTATTGTGCAAACACCCACAAACCTGTATGCGCAACGACAGACAAAGCGTACTGACCCAGTGGGGATTTGGTGAACGTGAAGCGCTTGAGGAAGAATTTGAGTTTGGCTTGAATACGCTCACCTCGGGTGAAACTGTCGAAGGCGCAACCGCATTTAAGGAAGGTTCGGGTCGCCATGGCGAGACTGTGCAGTAA
- a CDS encoding DUF3717 domain-containing protein codes for MPAQAQQPISIIELERAINYWRSKYPSSRDTMTLCPQAACLAELYARMIIFQIHEISIAEFSAKARKALREAEEAHAGRHNQAA; via the coding sequence ATGCCAGCGCAAGCGCAACAGCCAATTTCGATTATTGAACTTGAACGTGCCATCAATTATTGGCGCTCAAAATATCCTTCATCCCGGGACACCATGACACTGTGCCCCCAAGCCGCTTGTCTGGCCGAGTTGTATGCCCGAATGATCATTTTTCAAATTCACGAAATTTCGATCGCGGAGTTTTCTGCCAAAGCCAGGAAAGCGTTACGTGAAGCCGAAGAAGCCCACGCGGGTCGGCACAATCAGGCAGCTTGA
- a CDS encoding efflux transporter outer membrane subunit, with translation MKRTAWMIGLVLPLALLSGCAVTAPELPKSSTKPPEKFVAQNILQNLSSVKDAGVAGVRWWEGFNDSVLNELVSTSIQNNFQIASAAARVREARALLQLSEAGDSLLVELDAEVSGQKSDRNSNTPNNSGSNNARDERSALLGLGFVLPIDLAGRVEQEVRAAAANLMAEQAGLRAQIIQTSTAVAQEYLSLRGNQKQLAMLRESVELQEKTLAIVQARFESGLSPELDVRRAETSVENLRASIAPLQQALQDSRHRLATLSGQFPGAYEQLLRPEGDLPEYGLGIPASVPFQVVQARPDVQLAQARFAQAAADVGVAQADFYPSIELMANIQIGSTAINSNPATSILIGSLAALLNQVVYDGGARDARLNAAVARAEGALAEYEQVLRVVTQEVENSLTAIDSSASRQTALGKAVVSSKRSFEQADALYQLGLVSFLDVVDAQRVYANAEQALATEQTNYATLIAGLFRALGVQS, from the coding sequence ATGAAGCGCACTGCCTGGATGATTGGTCTGGTATTGCCGCTGGCTTTGTTGTCGGGATGTGCTGTTACTGCGCCTGAGCTGCCCAAATCTTCGACGAAACCACCTGAAAAATTTGTAGCGCAAAATATTCTTCAGAATCTAAGCAGCGTGAAAGACGCTGGCGTGGCAGGTGTGCGTTGGTGGGAGGGTTTTAACGACTCTGTTTTGAATGAGCTGGTTAGCACGAGCATACAAAACAATTTCCAAATCGCTTCGGCTGCAGCGCGTGTCAGGGAAGCCCGCGCGCTGCTACAACTAAGTGAGGCTGGTGATTCTTTGCTGGTTGAACTGGATGCCGAGGTCAGTGGCCAAAAATCAGATCGAAACAGCAACACCCCCAACAATTCGGGTAGCAACAATGCACGGGATGAACGCAGTGCTTTGTTGGGTTTGGGTTTTGTCTTGCCAATTGATTTGGCTGGTCGGGTTGAGCAGGAAGTTCGAGCAGCGGCAGCCAATTTGATGGCCGAGCAAGCTGGTTTGCGCGCGCAAATTATTCAAACCAGCACAGCCGTAGCCCAAGAGTATTTGAGTTTGCGTGGCAATCAAAAACAATTGGCGATGTTGCGTGAATCTGTTGAGTTGCAGGAAAAAACGCTGGCCATTGTTCAAGCTCGATTTGAAAGTGGTTTGTCACCCGAGCTGGACGTTCGGCGAGCTGAAACTTCAGTCGAAAATCTGCGAGCGAGTATTGCCCCATTGCAACAGGCACTGCAAGACTCCCGTCACCGTTTGGCGACCCTGAGTGGTCAATTTCCGGGGGCTTACGAGCAATTGCTCAGGCCTGAAGGCGATTTGCCAGAGTACGGCTTGGGCATTCCGGCGAGCGTGCCTTTTCAGGTAGTACAAGCACGCCCGGATGTTCAATTGGCGCAGGCCCGGTTTGCACAGGCGGCCGCTGATGTAGGCGTGGCACAAGCTGATTTCTACCCCAGTATCGAATTGATGGCCAACATACAAATTGGCAGTACCGCGATCAATTCAAACCCCGCGACCAGCATATTGATCGGTTCTTTGGCCGCTTTGTTGAATCAAGTGGTATACGACGGTGGCGCACGCGACGCTCGATTGAATGCGGCCGTGGCCCGTGCTGAGGGGGCGTTGGCCGAGTACGAGCAGGTGCTGAGAGTAGTTACCCAAGAGGTTGAAAATTCCTTGACTGCGATTGACTCCTCCGCATCACGCCAAACTGCGCTCGGCAAGGCAGTTGTATCGAGTAAACGGAGCTTTGAGCAGGCAGATGCCCTGTACCAGTTGGGCTTGGTGAGTTTTCTGGATGTGGTGGATGCACAGCGTGTGTATGCCAACGCCGAACAGGCCCTGGCCACGGAACAAACCAATTACGCCACCTTGATTGCTGGCTTGTTCCGTGCACTTGGTGTGCAGTCGTAA
- a CDS encoding PcfJ domain-containing protein produces the protein MRPLLDFELNTASSIPRVKSQRLPARLVSTRTGLYFEWGMKARAKLAESCRIVLSDEAAWNLKADLMRSVWRAPPSMQLPDSLLGTQLDFPIEAASLNDIQRAWTSAIRRRYGGYVLKLALRVVPKYTTLLDLSQVAAFKTVLQERLGENISLAPLLAQDRGMWRNLPNWQMVKNRMLAQGMSQQTWRWLTRQKTAYIARINWGQLSHLSWVNFHAALDRKIPISWVDKQTAALLGFGGLSTWLRRNHENLNTVAALNILRGTRLALERRESNLKLEHRRELELEEFPLIADWLLGSAASATKRPVIISRNWTYDTLMARQAHWHLVELDLDLGRQNVFWPEILGMGNLSDNIEFIELNSLNALLSEAKKMHHCVPSYIDRCMAGDICIFHLQIKGHTPQRGTLELRRVGAKAWQISQLKGPCNAPVSSQLWSAAHLLLSRAN, from the coding sequence ATGCGCCCTTTGTTAGATTTTGAATTGAACACAGCCTCCAGCATACCGCGAGTTAAGTCGCAGCGGCTGCCCGCGCGTTTGGTGAGCACTCGAACCGGACTTTATTTTGAATGGGGCATGAAAGCCCGCGCAAAACTTGCTGAATCCTGCCGTATTGTTTTGTCGGATGAGGCGGCCTGGAATTTGAAAGCGGATTTGATGCGTTCAGTGTGGCGAGCCCCACCAAGCATGCAGCTTCCTGACAGCTTGCTTGGCACACAGCTTGATTTTCCCATTGAAGCAGCCAGCCTGAACGACATTCAGCGGGCCTGGACCAGTGCGATTCGCCGACGTTATGGTGGCTATGTTCTTAAACTGGCACTGCGAGTGGTGCCCAAATACACCACCTTGCTTGATTTAAGCCAAGTGGCAGCGTTTAAAACAGTGCTTCAGGAAAGGCTTGGCGAGAATATTTCTTTGGCGCCTTTACTGGCCCAAGACCGCGGCATGTGGCGCAATTTGCCCAATTGGCAGATGGTCAAAAACCGCATGTTGGCGCAAGGCATGAGCCAACAAACCTGGCGGTGGTTAACACGTCAAAAAACCGCCTACATTGCCCGAATTAACTGGGGGCAATTGAGTCACTTGAGCTGGGTGAACTTTCACGCCGCCTTGGACAGAAAAATTCCGATTTCCTGGGTCGACAAGCAAACGGCGGCTTTGCTGGGTTTCGGGGGACTAAGCACATGGCTCAGGCGCAATCACGAGAATTTGAATACGGTGGCGGCCTTGAATATTTTGCGGGGAACCCGCCTGGCGCTGGAGCGCCGTGAAAGCAACTTGAAGCTTGAGCACAGAAGAGAGCTGGAGTTGGAGGAGTTTCCTTTAATTGCAGACTGGTTGCTTGGCAGTGCGGCCAGTGCGACCAAACGCCCCGTGATTATTTCCAGAAACTGGACCTATGACACTTTAATGGCCCGGCAGGCACATTGGCATTTGGTCGAGCTTGATTTGGACTTGGGGCGTCAGAATGTATTTTGGCCAGAGATTCTTGGCATGGGCAATTTGAGTGACAACATTGAGTTTATTGAATTGAACTCGTTGAATGCTTTGCTGAGCGAAGCCAAAAAAATGCACCATTGTGTGCCGTCTTACATTGATCGTTGCATGGCAGGCGATATTTGTATTTTTCATTTGCAGATTAAAGGACACACCCCACAGCGTGGCACACTGGAATTGCGACGTGTGGGCGCCAAAGCCTGGCAAATCAGTCAGTTGAAAGGGCCATGCAATGCACCGGTTTCAAGCCAGTTGTGGAGCGCGGCTCACTTGTTGTTAAGTCGTGCGAACTAA
- the mog gene encoding molybdopterin adenylyltransferase, with protein sequence MSFDAVKIGLVSVSDRASAGVYQDQGIPSLKAWLQNALLNPIEFVEVLIPDEQAEIENALKKLADEHKCNLICTTGGTGPAKRDVTPEATLAVAHKEMPGFGEQMRQISLHFVPTAILSRQVAVIRGESLILNLPGQPKAIAETLEGLKDTEGNSLVKGIFAAVPYCIDLIGGPYMETNEAVIKAFRPKSALRKPTEGSVS encoded by the coding sequence ATGAGTTTTGATGCCGTAAAAATTGGCTTGGTGTCAGTGAGCGATCGTGCCTCAGCTGGTGTTTACCAGGATCAAGGCATTCCGAGCCTTAAAGCCTGGCTTCAAAACGCGTTGCTGAACCCGATTGAGTTTGTTGAGGTGCTGATTCCAGATGAACAGGCCGAGATTGAAAACGCCTTGAAGAAACTGGCCGATGAACACAAGTGCAATTTGATTTGCACCACGGGTGGCACCGGCCCCGCCAAGCGTGATGTAACACCTGAAGCGACCTTGGCTGTGGCTCACAAGGAGATGCCGGGTTTTGGCGAGCAAATGCGGCAAATCAGCCTGCATTTTGTACCAACCGCGATATTGTCTCGCCAGGTGGCTGTAATTCGTGGTGAAAGCCTGATTTTGAATTTACCTGGCCAACCCAAAGCCATCGCAGAAACCCTGGAAGGTTTGAAAGACACGGAAGGCAATAGCCTTGTGAAAGGTATCTTTGCCGCCGTGCCTTATTGCATCGATTTGATTGGCGGCCCGTATATGGAAACCAATGAAGCCGTGATCAAGGCGTTTCGTCCAAAATCCGCCTTGCGAAAGCCCACTGAAGGAAGTGTATCGTGA
- a CDS encoding TRAP transporter substrate-binding protein: MERRSFLKKAGLGAAATATAASGTAAFAADGPSVRWRLTSSFPKSLDALWGAAPQLAKRVSELTGGKFDIRPFAAGEIVPGLQVLDAVQRGTVECGHTAGYYYVGKDAAFAFEAGLPFGLTARQQNAWLYHGGGLQMTREFLKDYNIINFPGGNTGTQMGGWWRKEVKNLNDLKGLKVRIPGFGGKIMAALGAVPQTIAGGDIYPALEKGTIDAAEWVGPYDDEKLGFQKVARFYYYPGFWEPGPSLSFYVNLDAWSKLPKSYQAALEVAAAEVNITMTAEYDAKNPAALNRLIQSGAQLRIYPRDILDAAYKEAEKLYADESKNNPKFKKIFTSWNRFRNDQNNWFRVAENSMASYIPRSK, translated from the coding sequence ATGGAACGTCGTTCCTTTCTCAAAAAAGCGGGTTTGGGAGCAGCCGCCACCGCAACAGCGGCTTCAGGAACAGCCGCATTCGCCGCCGATGGCCCCAGTGTGCGCTGGCGCCTCACCTCCAGTTTCCCCAAAAGCCTGGATGCGCTGTGGGGCGCTGCACCTCAGTTGGCCAAGCGCGTGTCTGAATTGACCGGTGGCAAGTTCGACATTCGCCCTTTTGCGGCTGGCGAAATTGTGCCTGGCCTGCAAGTGCTGGACGCAGTGCAGCGTGGCACGGTGGAGTGTGGGCACACAGCTGGCTACTACTACGTGGGCAAAGATGCTGCGTTCGCATTTGAAGCTGGCTTGCCCTTTGGTTTGACCGCTCGCCAACAAAACGCATGGCTTTATCACGGTGGTGGTTTGCAAATGACCCGTGAGTTTTTGAAAGACTACAACATCATCAATTTTCCTGGCGGTAACACAGGCACCCAAATGGGCGGCTGGTGGCGCAAGGAAGTCAAAAACCTGAACGATCTGAAAGGTTTGAAAGTTCGAATTCCGGGCTTTGGCGGGAAGATCATGGCGGCCTTGGGCGCAGTGCCACAAACCATAGCCGGTGGCGATATTTACCCGGCATTGGAAAAGGGCACGATTGATGCAGCAGAATGGGTTGGGCCATATGACGATGAAAAACTGGGTTTTCAAAAAGTGGCCAGGTTTTATTATTACCCTGGATTTTGGGAGCCAGGCCCTTCATTGAGTTTTTATGTCAATCTGGACGCCTGGAGCAAACTGCCCAAGAGTTATCAGGCTGCGTTGGAAGTAGCCGCGGCCGAGGTGAATATCACCATGACGGCGGAATATGATGCCAAAAACCCGGCTGCATTGAACCGATTGATTCAATCGGGAGCGCAACTTCGAATATATCCCCGCGATATTCTGGATGCCGCCTACAAGGAAGCCGAAAAGCTTTACGCCGACGAATCCAAAAACAATCCAAAATTCAAGAAAATATTCACATCGTGGAATCGTTTCCGCAACGACCAGAACAACTGGTTCCGGGTTGCTGAAAATTCCATGGCCTCATACATACCCAGATCGAAGTAA
- the pmbA gene encoding metalloprotease PmbA — translation MGFSFKSETFQELTEYALKKAKSLGATDCAVDISEAVGQSVSVRMGEIETIEHTRDKSFGVSVFKGKKRGNASSSDFSLEAIDSAIRAALDIAKYTAADKFAGLPDEENISRRHRDLDLYHPWNLSTAKAVEKALAMEQAAFDVSKQIRNSDGANVSTESGHFYAANSKGFKGGYPYSRHSLSVSPIAQAKKSKDSPMQRDFWYSSERKAKDLAKPAKIGAYAAQRALARLGSKPITTRNCPVIFEAPIAASLVSHYVGAVSGSSLYRKTSFLLNSLGKLVWAPHITIKEDPFIEGAHGSSPFDEEGVKVKARTVVKKGVCNGYFLSSYSARKLGMETTGNAGGTHNLILSSTKTVSGGLDALLKTMGTGLLVTEMMGQGVNGVTGDYSRGAFGYWVENGIIVHPVEEITIAGNLKDMLANIVAVGDDAYWRGSKHVGSILIESMTVAGN, via the coding sequence ATGGGCTTTAGCTTTAAATCCGAGACATTTCAGGAATTAACCGAATACGCATTGAAAAAAGCCAAATCACTGGGTGCGACCGATTGCGCGGTCGATATCAGCGAAGCGGTGGGCCAGTCGGTCAGCGTGCGCATGGGTGAAATCGAAACCATTGAACACACACGTGACAAAAGCTTTGGCGTCAGCGTGTTTAAAGGCAAGAAAAGGGGCAATGCCTCTTCGTCTGATTTCTCGCTGGAAGCAATTGATTCTGCGATTCGAGCAGCGCTGGACATTGCGAAGTACACCGCTGCGGATAAATTCGCAGGTCTGCCCGATGAGGAAAACATCTCAAGACGGCACCGTGATCTTGATTTGTATCATCCGTGGAATTTAAGCACTGCCAAAGCAGTCGAGAAAGCCCTGGCCATGGAACAGGCGGCGTTTGATGTCAGCAAGCAGATTCGAAATTCTGACGGTGCCAATGTGTCCACCGAATCTGGGCATTTTTATGCAGCCAACAGCAAGGGCTTCAAAGGTGGCTATCCATATTCGCGTCACTCATTGTCTGTTTCGCCGATTGCGCAAGCCAAGAAGTCGAAAGACAGCCCAATGCAGCGCGATTTCTGGTATTCCTCGGAACGCAAGGCCAAAGACCTGGCCAAGCCCGCAAAAATTGGCGCCTATGCTGCACAACGAGCCTTGGCCCGCTTGGGTTCTAAACCAATTACCACCCGCAATTGCCCTGTAATTTTTGAAGCTCCCATCGCGGCAAGTTTGGTAAGCCATTATGTGGGTGCGGTGTCGGGCTCCTCCCTTTATCGCAAAACCAGTTTCTTGTTGAATTCATTGGGCAAACTCGTTTGGGCCCCGCACATCACCATCAAGGAAGACCCGTTCATTGAAGGTGCGCACGGCAGTTCACCTTTCGATGAAGAAGGAGTAAAGGTAAAGGCCCGTACAGTGGTGAAAAAGGGCGTTTGCAACGGCTACTTTCTTTCAAGTTACTCGGCTCGAAAATTGGGCATGGAAACCACCGGCAACGCGGGTGGCACGCACAACCTTATTCTCAGCTCGACCAAAACAGTCTCGGGCGGCCTTGACGCACTGCTCAAAACCATGGGTACGGGCTTGTTGGTTACCGAGATGATGGGGCAGGGTGTGAATGGTGTGACTGGCGATTATTCGCGTGGTGCCTTTGGCTATTGGGTGGAAAACGGCATCATTGTTCACCCGGTTGAGGAAATTACAATCGCAGGTAACTTGAAAGACATGCTGGCCAATATTGTGGCCGTGGGCGACGATGCGTATTGGCGCGGCAGTAAACATGTGGGCAGTATTTTGATCGAATCCATGACCGTTGCAGGGAATTAA